The Planococcus versutus genome contains a region encoding:
- a CDS encoding response regulator transcription factor: MKKILIADDEDILRMLIVDTLEDDFEVEEAEDGKEALKKIRNTDYDLIVLDYMMPYYTGLEVLEKIRKDQNSTKVLMLTAKAQDSDRQIAIQKGADYFMPKPFSPMELLTLVENILIS, translated from the coding sequence GTGAAAAAAATACTTATAGCAGATGACGAAGATATTTTGAGAATGCTAATTGTTGATACACTTGAAGATGATTTTGAAGTGGAAGAAGCTGAAGATGGCAAAGAAGCACTTAAAAAAATTAGAAACACAGACTACGATCTTATCGTTCTTGATTACATGATGCCTTACTACACGGGTCTTGAAGTATTAGAAAAAATAAGAAAAGATCAAAACTCAACAAAAGTTTTAATGCTAACTGCCAAAGCCCAAGATTCGGATCGGCAAATAGCCATTCAAAAAGGTGCAGACTATTTTATGCCTAAACCTTTTAGTCCAATGGAGCTTTTAACACTTGTCGAAAATATATTGATTTCATAA
- a CDS encoding cytochrome P450 family protein → MTTNRQDNTSLFTDEFIQNPYPSYHKLRETDPIHAVLFPDGQRGWMVTRYEDAESVLKDSRFIKDMSKIYGGSMDQMSVFTQNMLFSDPPDHKRLRGLAQKAFTPKMIASMRDRIQEITDDLLTKLEGQNQVDIIDEFAFPLPIIVICEILGVPSTDRDKFRMWSNSLIEGTSGDSNTTVYEHMNEFIQYLGQWFATVREQPGDDLISSLIEAEEQGERLSESELYGVVTLLIIAGHETTVNLIGNTVLTLLEHPEQRQLLSQQPDLINQAIEESLRFNGPVEFSTTRWAGEDFEFQEKKFKKGELVIVALNSANHDPEKFSNSEVFDIQREKSQHLAFGKGIHMCLGAPLARLEGEIAITSLFNRFPKIELAVDSADLEWRPGMIVRGVKTLSIKLD, encoded by the coding sequence ATGACAACAAATCGACAGGACAATACAAGCTTGTTTACAGATGAGTTTATACAGAATCCCTATCCGTCTTATCACAAATTACGCGAAACAGATCCTATTCACGCTGTTCTTTTTCCTGATGGTCAACGCGGCTGGATGGTCACGCGTTATGAAGATGCAGAAAGTGTATTAAAAGATTCACGTTTCATTAAAGATATGTCTAAAATATACGGAGGTAGCATGGATCAAATGAGCGTATTTACACAAAATATGCTGTTTTCTGATCCACCTGACCATAAACGACTGCGTGGTCTCGCTCAAAAAGCATTTACCCCAAAAATGATTGCAAGTATGCGTGACAGAATTCAAGAAATAACAGATGATTTATTAACCAAACTAGAAGGTCAAAACCAAGTTGATATCATTGATGAGTTTGCTTTTCCATTACCGATTATTGTTATTTGTGAAATTTTAGGTGTTCCTTCGACTGACCGTGACAAATTTAGAATGTGGTCGAATTCGTTAATCGAAGGAACTAGTGGAGATTCCAATACTACAGTTTATGAACATATGAACGAATTCATTCAATATTTAGGTCAGTGGTTCGCTACTGTTCGTGAGCAGCCTGGTGATGATTTAATTAGTAGCTTGATCGAAGCAGAAGAACAAGGCGAACGTTTAAGTGAATCGGAACTATATGGGGTCGTAACTCTTCTGATTATTGCAGGTCACGAAACAACTGTTAATTTAATCGGAAATACCGTTTTGACTTTGCTTGAACATCCTGAGCAACGCCAACTTTTATCTCAGCAACCTGACTTAATCAATCAAGCCATTGAAGAATCTTTACGTTTTAACGGTCCCGTAGAGTTTAGTACGACTCGTTGGGCAGGCGAAGATTTTGAGTTTCAAGAAAAGAAATTTAAAAAAGGAGAATTGGTTATTGTTGCGTTAAACTCTGCTAATCATGATCCTGAGAAATTTTCTAATTCGGAAGTATTCGATATTCAGCGCGAGAAAAGCCAACATTTGGCATTCGGCAAAGGCATTCATATGTGCTTAGGAGCACCTCTTGCACGATTAGAAGGAGAAATTGCCATCACTAGTTTGTTTAATCGTTTTCCAAAAATAGAGCTAGCAGTAGACAGTGCTGACTTAGAATGGCGACCAGGTATGATTGTTCGTGGTGTTAAAACATTGTCAATAAAACTAGATTAA
- a CDS encoding GNAT family N-acetyltransferase gives MNSKGKKVTLRALERSDMEELRSFYNNPDIAPLLGGWTIPISSEQQNRWFDRLEFDNRNLRLAIETEQDGFIGISNILNIDYRNRSAHHGILIGKKNMQGHGYGRDTVMTTMKYAFEELQLHRLEGDILEHNIPSYNLFIKKCGWMEEGRKRDFAFRNNRYYDQVIVSILKDEYEKVCQESGYWSKEK, from the coding sequence ATGAATAGTAAAGGAAAAAAAGTGACATTGAGGGCACTAGAGAGAAGTGATATGGAGGAGCTAAGAAGTTTTTATAACAATCCAGATATTGCTCCACTTCTCGGGGGATGGACAATTCCAATTTCATCTGAACAACAAAATAGATGGTTTGATCGACTGGAATTTGATAATCGGAATTTGCGTTTAGCGATTGAAACAGAGCAAGACGGATTTATAGGCATCTCAAATATTTTAAATATTGACTATAGAAACCGTTCAGCTCATCATGGTATTTTAATCGGTAAAAAAAATATGCAAGGTCACGGCTATGGACGCGATACGGTTATGACGACAATGAAGTATGCTTTTGAAGAGCTTCAGTTGCATCGTTTAGAAGGAGATATTTTAGAACACAATATTCCATCTTATAATTTGTTTATAAAAAAATGTGGATGGATGGAAGAAGGCAGAAAACGAGATTTTGCTTTTCGCAATAACCGTTATTATGATCAAGTGATCGTGAGTATTTTAAAAGACGAATATGAGAAAGTTTGTCAGGAATCAGGATATTGGAGCAAGGAAAAATGA
- a CDS encoding SDR family NAD(P)-dependent oxidoreductase: protein MMNRLQGKVAIITGAAGDLGKAVAKVFLKEGAKVALVDRDLQALMYCEANLSQYGEVISLVADVTSEKDVSTYVQEVLSKWNRIDIFINNAGIIGTVASLIDQTVEDFDLIMNVNVKGVFLGLKKVLPVMIQQNAGSVINTSSISGLMGSGGNALYAATKHAVVGLTKTAALEVGSYSVRVNSIHPAPLDSAMMKKNEEGINSKNPEEVRKRISSRIPLGRYGTMSEVAKLMLFLASDDSEYITGSQYRIDGGMGAR, encoded by the coding sequence ATGATGAATCGACTACAAGGAAAAGTAGCAATTATTACAGGAGCAGCTGGTGACCTTGGAAAAGCAGTGGCTAAAGTTTTTTTAAAAGAAGGCGCAAAAGTTGCGCTAGTCGACCGAGATCTTCAAGCATTAATGTATTGCGAAGCAAACCTTTCTCAATACGGTGAAGTCATTAGTTTAGTAGCTGATGTGACTTCTGAAAAAGATGTATCCACATATGTCCAAGAAGTATTAAGTAAGTGGAATAGAATTGATATTTTTATCAACAATGCAGGTATTATTGGGACGGTTGCGTCTTTAATTGATCAAACTGTCGAAGATTTCGATTTAATTATGAATGTTAACGTTAAAGGCGTATTTCTTGGATTAAAAAAAGTGCTGCCTGTTATGATTCAGCAAAATGCAGGGAGTGTTATAAACACTTCTTCTATTTCAGGACTAATGGGGAGTGGAGGGAACGCTCTTTATGCAGCTACAAAACATGCAGTAGTTGGTTTAACAAAAACTGCAGCTTTAGAAGTTGGCAGCTATTCAGTCAGAGTAAATTCAATACACCCTGCACCACTAGACTCAGCTATGATGAAGAAAAATGAAGAAGGAATCAACAGTAAAAATCCAGAAGAAGTTCGCAAAAGAATTTCTTCCCGCATTCCTTTGGGAAGGTATGGAACTATGTCTGAAGTAGCCAAGTTAATGCTTTTTTTGGCAAGTGATGATTCTGAATATATAACAGGCAGTCAATACCGAATAGATGGAGGAATGGGAGCGCGCTAA
- a CDS encoding IS3 family transposase (programmed frameshift), with protein MPQKRRTFSPEFKKQVVALHAGGKSRPDIVREYDLTASALDRWIAQSNQTGSFEEKDNRSPLETELLAYKKRNKQLEMEVDIFKASGADHGTKIEIIQQNQHLYSVSAMCTVLQIARSTFYYETSVSVEKAHQKAQAEQELKDEIWAIFHENRRVYGTRKLKKELANRKKWVISRRRIGRLMASLGIQSKYALPSYKPMVTPPNEATYRNVLNRQFNPAAKNAVLVSDLTYVKVGGRWNYICFLLDLYNREIVGYSLGERKDAALVQRAFASVKGDLGAVKLFHTDRGSEFKNTGIDALLKTHQIERSLSQKGTPYDNAVAEATFKILKTELINGMCFDTLNQLALELFDYVNWYNHVRLHSSLGYTSPVTYRNAALKKVV; from the exons ATGCCACAAAAAAGACGAACATTTTCCCCAGAATTCAAAAAACAGGTCGTCGCGCTGCACGCAGGCGGAAAAAGCCGACCGGATATTGTCCGGGAATACGACCTGACGGCTTCCGCCCTCGATCGGTGGATTGCCCAATCCAATCAAACTGGCTCGTTCGAGGAAAAAGATAACCGAAGCCCTTTGGAAACGGAATTGCTTGCCTACAAAAAACGAAATAAGCAGTTGGAGATGGAAGTGGATATTT TTAAAGCAAGCGGCGCTGATCATGGGACGAAAATAGAGATTATCCAACAGAATCAACACCTCTATTCAGTATCAGCAATGTGCACTGTCCTCCAAATTGCCCGCAGCACCTTTTACTATGAGACTTCCGTTTCGGTAGAAAAAGCACACCAAAAAGCCCAAGCAGAACAGGAGTTGAAAGACGAAATCTGGGCGATCTTTCACGAGAATCGCCGCGTCTATGGCACACGCAAGCTGAAAAAAGAGTTGGCGAACAGAAAGAAATGGGTGATCTCGAGACGCCGTATTGGACGCCTCATGGCGTCACTTGGCATCCAATCGAAATACGCGCTGCCATCCTACAAACCGATGGTCACGCCTCCCAATGAAGCGACATACCGGAATGTGCTGAACCGCCAATTCAATCCGGCAGCGAAAAACGCCGTGTTGGTCAGCGACCTGACGTATGTAAAGGTTGGCGGCCGCTGGAACTATATTTGTTTCCTTCTCGATTTATACAACCGTGAAATTGTGGGGTACAGTCTGGGCGAGCGTAAAGACGCTGCCCTGGTTCAACGTGCCTTCGCATCGGTCAAAGGCGACTTGGGAGCCGTGAAGCTGTTCCATACGGACCGCGGATCTGAATTCAAGAACACCGGCATCGATGCGCTATTAAAGACGCACCAAATCGAACGGTCGCTGAGCCAAAAAGGAACCCCTTACGATAATGCGGTGGCGGAAGCCACGTTCAAGATTTTGAAGACGGAACTCATCAACGGAATGTGCTTTGACACGCTTAACCAGCTAGCGCTTGAACTGTTTGATTACGTGAATTGGTACAACCATGTCCGTCTACACAGCAGTCTGGGCTATACCAGCCCTGTCACTTATCGAAACGCAGCCCTTAAAAAAGTTGTTTGA
- a CDS encoding DUF5412 family protein: protein MGTKFNLWSFILILVITALSFQALVASYMHSWSLAPPALALWLLTVITFFMSVFEFRDKSSKRAGWRSWLTVLIAFLLSAIFLLGTVMNIFAREPIVTTQSPNSKTTIDFYTLNGGAATSISVVGIINGPLWFKKISILKNLCMKQM from the coding sequence ATGGGAACAAAATTTAACCTTTGGTCTTTTATTTTAATTTTAGTAATAACAGCTCTTTCGTTCCAAGCTCTAGTTGCTTCTTACATGCATTCATGGTCACTAGCACCTCCTGCTTTAGCTTTGTGGTTGCTTACTGTTATTACTTTTTTTATGAGTGTTTTTGAATTTAGAGATAAAAGTAGCAAGAGAGCAGGATGGAGAAGTTGGTTGACTGTCTTAATTGCATTTCTACTTTCCGCAATTTTTCTATTAGGGACAGTTATGAATATATTTGCAAGAGAACCTATTGTGACAACTCAATCACCTAATTCCAAAACAACAATTGACTTCTACACATTAAATGGTGGTGCCGCTACCTCTATTAGTGTAGTGGGGATAATAAATGGTCCTCTTTGGTTTAAAAAAATATCTATTTTGAAGAACCTATGCATGAAACAAATGTAA
- a CDS encoding ATP-binding protein, with translation MRQSIDKGIRHKYLRLTFSSVIICTLLIIGIYFYMNMEQQKQEDEYSELLEKQETLQELSRSLNQLFFRTRGFYAFQIEKELDQAYLELENLKKSIEKMNNLTLTRQEKERIIDLSNFVTIFEEDIFPTAIAIVRANDYEGLQSLSQNGTNTAVNEFVVYAEEYHAATESVLQQMNEDIVGKAKGFSLVLIILFVALFIVTVLIILRALNDIVKPLEGMRTSIERFVNEEEVSYEPLQRSDELGVLSMTFHNMVNTIQKNQEKLTSQNQELLTNKESLQEKKIKLEESLEETEKSRERLIRFNELNHILSFTLDKQKLINATLQYFNDRYEIDTGVLWLPKSDEYALIGITASMFKQFQEERVQYLLTRLEKSESFTVKREAQLEKGFAINSVCIHDLYAAVKNEQGVNIALIGLSRVGRIFLKEEELDISGLLKRIHLAIDRIELYDAAIHERTLNERIINNINEGIQFISKDGDMVQRNDTMCSMLDCGDFPLDASIDKKTWLDKMADQTTDPESMFKFLNSCINEKNIEANSFQYTVKAPYERVIDVYSAAVVVDKEKTGTIFVHRDITREHEVDKMKSELVSTVSHELRTPLSSVLGFTELLLNKQLKPEKQERYLKTIYKEAMRLTNLINDFLDLQRMESGDQVYRMEKLSLNEIIIETVEKFRTQSTHPIILVDDASDVVVLGDHDRIAQVLMNLIGNAIKFSPLGGNITISLKNDLGSLRVTIQDEGIGIPVEDIPKLFSKFQRIDNSSRRKIGGTGLGLAISQEIILQHDGKIWIESQEEQGTQIHFELPLITEPQPFTSHEDIEENPPVMIVEDDLSLALLLSEELKVNGFKVIYHTNPSEAFKEAKRTPLVGAVIDIMLGEELSGWDLVDMMKENSLTKNIPIVISSALDPTSDAQKINKISHYLTKPYAPINLSKVMKKLLDKQNHNGVIFYASNNYDENEDE, from the coding sequence ATGCGGCAGTCAATAGATAAAGGAATCAGACATAAATATTTAAGATTAACTTTTTCTTCTGTTATTATCTGTACTTTATTAATTATTGGAATTTATTTCTACATGAATATGGAACAGCAAAAACAAGAAGATGAGTATTCGGAGCTGTTAGAAAAACAAGAAACTTTGCAAGAACTTTCTCGATCGTTAAATCAGCTGTTTTTCCGAACAAGAGGTTTTTATGCTTTTCAAATTGAAAAAGAGTTAGATCAGGCTTATTTGGAATTGGAAAATTTAAAAAAATCTATCGAAAAAATGAACAACTTAACATTAACGAGACAAGAAAAAGAACGAATTATCGATTTGAGTAATTTTGTTACGATTTTTGAAGAAGACATATTTCCTACCGCAATTGCAATTGTACGCGCTAATGATTATGAAGGCTTACAGTCACTATCTCAAAACGGGACCAATACAGCGGTTAATGAGTTTGTTGTGTATGCAGAAGAATATCATGCAGCAACAGAAAGCGTATTGCAACAAATGAACGAAGATATTGTTGGGAAAGCAAAAGGTTTTTCTTTAGTCTTAATCATTTTGTTTGTTGCATTATTTATTGTCACTGTGTTAATTATTTTACGAGCTTTAAATGACATTGTGAAGCCTTTAGAAGGTATGCGCACTTCAATCGAGCGTTTTGTAAATGAGGAAGAAGTATCTTACGAACCGTTGCAACGCTCTGATGAACTTGGTGTTTTATCGATGACCTTTCACAATATGGTCAATACAATTCAAAAAAATCAAGAAAAGCTAACTTCGCAAAATCAAGAGTTACTAACAAATAAAGAGAGCTTACAAGAAAAGAAAATTAAGTTAGAAGAGTCATTAGAAGAAACTGAAAAATCGAGAGAGCGTTTAATTCGATTTAATGAATTAAATCATATTTTATCTTTCACGTTAGATAAACAAAAACTAATAAACGCCACACTCCAGTATTTTAATGACAGGTATGAAATTGATACAGGTGTGCTGTGGTTACCCAAATCAGATGAATATGCATTAATAGGCATTACAGCCTCAATGTTTAAGCAGTTTCAAGAAGAAAGAGTTCAATATCTTTTAACAAGATTGGAAAAAAGTGAATCATTTACGGTAAAAAGAGAAGCACAATTGGAAAAAGGATTTGCGATAAACAGTGTATGTATTCACGATTTGTATGCTGCAGTGAAAAATGAGCAAGGAGTCAATATTGCGTTAATTGGTTTATCTCGCGTAGGTAGAATTTTTTTAAAAGAAGAAGAATTGGATATCAGTGGATTGCTAAAGCGAATTCACTTAGCAATTGATCGAATCGAATTGTACGATGCAGCAATACATGAGCGAACATTAAATGAACGGATTATAAATAATATCAACGAAGGCATTCAATTTATATCAAAAGATGGAGACATGGTTCAACGGAACGATACGATGTGTTCTATGTTAGATTGTGGAGACTTTCCGTTAGATGCTTCTATTGACAAAAAAACATGGCTCGACAAAATGGCTGATCAAACAACAGATCCTGAATCAATGTTTAAGTTTTTGAATAGTTGTATTAACGAAAAGAACATCGAAGCAAACTCATTTCAATATACTGTTAAAGCACCTTATGAGCGCGTGATCGACGTTTATAGTGCAGCAGTCGTTGTAGATAAAGAAAAAACCGGAACAATTTTTGTGCACCGAGACATCACAAGAGAACATGAAGTGGATAAAATGAAATCTGAACTTGTTAGCACTGTTAGTCATGAGCTTCGAACGCCGTTATCAAGCGTTCTTGGATTTACTGAACTATTATTAAACAAGCAACTCAAGCCTGAGAAACAAGAACGCTATTTAAAAACAATTTATAAAGAAGCTATGCGTTTAACAAATTTAATTAATGACTTTTTAGATTTGCAGCGCATGGAATCCGGAGATCAAGTTTATCGAATGGAAAAATTATCATTAAATGAAATTATTATAGAAACGGTTGAAAAATTTCGAACTCAAAGCACGCATCCAATTATTTTAGTAGATGATGCTTCTGATGTAGTAGTACTAGGAGATCATGATCGTATCGCACAAGTGCTAATGAACTTAATCGGAAATGCAATTAAATTTTCACCATTAGGAGGGAATATTACCATTTCATTAAAAAATGATTTGGGCAGTCTTCGAGTAACTATACAAGATGAGGGGATTGGAATTCCTGTTGAAGATATTCCAAAGTTATTTTCTAAATTTCAACGTATTGATAATAGCTCACGTCGTAAAATCGGTGGAACTGGTTTAGGACTTGCAATAAGCCAAGAAATTATTCTTCAACACGACGGAAAAATTTGGATAGAGTCACAAGAAGAGCAAGGTACTCAAATACATTTTGAGTTACCACTCATAACAGAGCCACAACCATTTACTAGTCACGAAGATATAGAAGAAAATCCACCTGTCATGATTGTCGAAGATGATTTGAGTCTCGCGCTTTTACTTTCTGAAGAATTGAAAGTAAATGGCTTTAAAGTGATTTACCATACAAATCCGAGTGAAGCGTTTAAAGAAGCAAAGCGTACTCCACTTGTCGGGGCAGTTATTGATATTATGCTTGGAGAAGAGTTGAGTGGGTGGGATTTGGTTGATATGATGAAAGAAAATTCTTTGACAAAAAATATTCCCATCGTAATTTCATCTGCTTTAGATCCTACATCAGATGCTCAAAAAATAAATAAAATTAGCCATTATTTAACCAAGCCTTATGCTCCAATAAATTTGTCAAAAGTAATGAAAAAATTATTGGATAAGCAAAACCATAACGGTGTTATATTTTACGCATCTAATAATTATGATGAAAATGAAGATGAGTAA
- a CDS encoding SDR family NAD(P)-dependent oxidoreductase — MAKEAYIITGASKGIGLEWSKQLTEQGHLVIGIARTQPEYFPSNYFLSTDLTQLDQIETVIEKALALVTKDIDGIVLVNNAGTVEPIGFAHTNSADKVSQSIVLNLTAPMLLCGAFINQLKNNSVKKKIVNISSGAGRNPYEGWSAYCAGKAGLDHFSLCIDAENKDVKVVSVAPGIIDTGMQEIIRQSDVADFPLIEKFMDYKKNGLLSSPEETAHLLTKMTQRVDFNELPTILDIRNLP; from the coding sequence GGATTGGTTTGGAATGGAGCAAACAGCTAACTGAACAAGGTCATCTTGTTATTGGAATCGCGCGAACGCAACCTGAATATTTCCCAAGCAACTATTTTCTATCTACTGACTTAACGCAATTAGACCAAATCGAAACGGTAATTGAGAAAGCATTAGCATTAGTTACCAAAGATATCGATGGAATTGTATTAGTGAATAACGCAGGAACGGTCGAGCCTATTGGGTTTGCCCACACTAATAGCGCCGACAAAGTTAGTCAAAGTATTGTTCTCAATTTGACAGCACCAATGTTATTATGTGGCGCATTTATCAATCAATTAAAAAATAACTCGGTTAAAAAGAAAATCGTTAATATCTCTTCAGGAGCGGGTCGTAATCCATACGAAGGCTGGAGTGCATACTGTGCTGGAAAAGCAGGACTCGATCATTTTAGTTTGTGTATAGACGCTGAAAATAAAGATGTTAAAGTCGTTTCTGTAGCTCCTGGAATCATCGACACAGGCATGCAAGAAATTATTCGTCAAAGCGATGTAGCAGATTTTCCACTCATTGAAAAATTTATGGACTACAAAAAAAATGGGTTGCTTAGCAGTCCAGAAGAAACAGCGCATTTATTAACAAAAATGACACAACGAGTAGATTTTAACGAGTTGCCTACCATACTGGATATTCGCAACTTACCGTAA
- a CDS encoding hexameric tyrosine-coordinated heme protein codes for MNRESWLPTLKTDTPEEGYELAVKLARKAVGMTQPDEDVRKKLRVDYANNADSLTMASQVVALNFQTVAAANNYWTNN; via the coding sequence ATGAATCGAGAATCGTGGTTACCTACATTGAAAACAGATACGCCTGAAGAAGGATATGAACTAGCTGTTAAATTAGCAAGAAAAGCTGTAGGAATGACACAACCAGACGAAGACGTGCGAAAAAAATTGCGTGTAGATTATGCAAATAACGCGGATAGCTTAACCATGGCTTCTCAAGTTGTTGCACTTAATTTTCAAACGGTTGCAGCTGCCAATAATTATTGGACTAATAACTAG
- a CDS encoding WbqC family protein, which yields MKLGIMQPYFFPYIGYWQLIKAVDIYVVYDDVNYKKRSWINKNYILINDVAKPITLRTVKVSQNKLINEITLDSDIIHNEKLLKTIKEAYSKAPYFSEIFALTEKIINYKEINLANYLMNSIVEIARYLNIQTEIIKSSELKIREDLKGQERILEICKLLSADQYFNAVGGTSLYSFRDFQLQNIDLTFIKPADITYQQKNHENFVSNLSIIDVLMFNSKEKVNAMLDEFTVLEDFPALVFANHEVK from the coding sequence ATGAAACTAGGTATTATGCAACCATATTTCTTTCCGTATATCGGTTATTGGCAATTAATTAAAGCTGTAGATATCTATGTGGTTTATGACGATGTTAACTACAAAAAAAGAAGTTGGATTAATAAAAACTATATTTTAATAAATGATGTAGCCAAGCCAATTACCTTACGTACCGTTAAAGTAAGTCAAAATAAGCTAATAAATGAAATCACACTTGATAGTGATATTATCCACAATGAAAAGTTGCTTAAAACCATTAAAGAAGCCTATAGCAAAGCTCCTTATTTTTCAGAAATTTTTGCGTTGACCGAAAAAATTATCAACTATAAAGAGATAAATCTAGCTAACTATTTGATGAATTCAATCGTTGAAATAGCTAGATATTTAAACATTCAAACTGAAATAATCAAATCGTCCGAGTTGAAAATAAGAGAAGATTTAAAAGGCCAAGAAAGAATACTAGAAATTTGTAAATTACTTTCAGCGGATCAGTATTTTAATGCTGTAGGTGGAACGTCTTTGTATTCGTTTAGAGACTTTCAATTGCAGAATATTGATTTGACCTTTATCAAACCAGCTGACATAACGTATCAGCAAAAAAATCATGAGAATTTTGTCTCTAACTTATCAATCATTGATGTCTTAATGTTTAATAGCAAGGAAAAAGTAAACGCTATGCTTGATGAATTTACAGTGCTTGAAGATTTCCCCGCATTAGTATTTGCAAATCACGAAGTTAAATAA
- a CDS encoding glycosyltransferase family 2 protein: protein MNKDILVSIDCLAYNHEAYITQAIEGFLMQKTNFSVEILIHDDASTDGTVNIIKHYEKRFPELIKPLYQIENQFSQGVKMQQNNQQRAKGKYIAVCEGDDFWLDPYKLQKQIDFLEGNEKYSLCVHGAYKFSEAYGKTIGKVRPSRKNRAFSAEESIEGGGELFPTNSMVYRRKLADDVPSFYFDAGIGDYPLTIHLAHKGRVYYIDKAMSIYRVDVKGAWSQQTIATAEKAVEQDKKTAELLDQINIHTNFQYDSSIQLTKKKQHFYLLLRQHRLKKAFRKEYIKVYLHKEFVRRVLKKMVNTQIYAKEKIIYFFEKSK from the coding sequence ATGAACAAAGATATTTTGGTGAGCATTGATTGTTTAGCCTATAATCATGAAGCATATATCACACAAGCAATTGAAGGGTTTTTAATGCAAAAAACAAATTTTAGTGTTGAAATCCTTATTCATGATGATGCATCTACTGATGGTACTGTTAACATCATAAAACACTACGAAAAACGGTTTCCCGAGTTGATAAAGCCTCTGTATCAAATAGAAAACCAGTTTTCTCAAGGTGTGAAAATGCAACAAAACAATCAGCAACGTGCAAAAGGAAAGTATATAGCTGTTTGCGAAGGTGATGATTTTTGGCTAGATCCTTATAAACTTCAAAAGCAAATAGATTTTTTAGAGGGGAATGAGAAATATAGTTTGTGTGTTCATGGAGCTTATAAATTTTCTGAAGCTTATGGGAAAACTATAGGTAAAGTAAGACCAAGTCGGAAAAATAGAGCTTTTTCTGCAGAAGAGTCAATTGAAGGTGGTGGGGAGCTTTTTCCAACTAATTCAATGGTTTATCGACGTAAGCTAGCAGATGATGTCCCGTCATTTTATTTTGATGCAGGAATAGGAGATTATCCGCTTACGATTCATTTAGCACACAAAGGTCGTGTGTATTACATCGATAAAGCGATGTCTATTTACCGTGTGGATGTAAAAGGAGCGTGGTCTCAACAAACCATAGCCACTGCAGAGAAAGCTGTAGAACAGGATAAAAAGACAGCAGAATTATTAGATCAAATAAATATCCATACAAATTTCCAATATGATAGCTCGATTCAGCTGACTAAAAAAAAGCAGCACTTTTATCTATTACTGAGGCAGCATCGGCTAAAGAAAGCCTTTAGGAAAGAATATATCAAAGTGTATTTGCATAAAGAGTTTGTAAGAAGGGTACTTAAAAAAATGGTAAATACGCAAATATATGCTAAAGAAAAAATTATTTATTTTTTCGAGAAGTCGAAATAA